One genomic window of Halobacterium noricense includes the following:
- a CDS encoding Cdc6/Cdc18 family protein, whose product MITDARVLQPEFVPQEVKHRDNEVNYLSSILEPVTDGSRIDPTLLYGPSGVGKTCIAQFLTEELRRNVVDLNTQYVNCWEDYTRFKTLYQLLNGIGETVDIHRQSTPRDVLLDRLRAYDGPPYVVILDEVDQLQDKDLLYDLYRIPTLSLILIANREEELFTPLDDRLQSRLRNANRIHFTAYSNDELVSILHDRVQWGLAENTIRDAELRQIADRAAGDARVAIGILRKAARTAASQGADRIHSELVADAVSEAKLEIERKTLDRLTPHQKVLYEIVTEAGEIDPSALYTAYQDRVDDPKSERTVRNYLSKLEHYNLIVTDGNTKARTYRAIR is encoded by the coding sequence ATGATTACCGACGCGCGAGTGCTCCAGCCAGAATTCGTCCCGCAGGAGGTGAAACACCGGGACAACGAAGTCAACTACCTGTCCAGCATCCTCGAACCGGTCACGGACGGGAGTCGAATCGACCCCACACTCCTCTACGGCCCCTCGGGCGTCGGGAAAACCTGCATCGCGCAATTCCTCACCGAGGAACTCCGCCGGAACGTCGTAGACCTGAACACACAGTACGTGAACTGCTGGGAGGACTATACCCGCTTCAAAACCCTCTACCAGCTCCTCAACGGTATCGGAGAAACCGTTGACATTCACCGCCAGTCTACCCCGCGCGACGTGCTCTTGGACCGCCTCCGCGCTTACGACGGCCCGCCATACGTCGTCATCCTGGACGAAGTTGATCAACTCCAAGACAAAGACTTGCTCTACGACCTCTACCGCATCCCCACCCTCTCACTCATCCTCATCGCCAACCGGGAAGAAGAACTGTTCACCCCACTAGACGACCGGCTCCAAAGCCGCCTCCGGAACGCCAACCGCATCCACTTCACCGCCTACTCGAATGATGAATTAGTCTCAATCCTCCATGACCGCGTCCAGTGGGGATTAGCCGAGAACACAATCCGGGATGCAGAGCTACGACAAATCGCGGACCGGGCAGCCGGCGATGCCCGTGTCGCAATCGGCATCCTTCGGAAAGCTGCTCGAACCGCGGCCAGTCAAGGTGCGGACCGAATTCACTCCGAGCTTGTGGCGGACGCGGTTTCGGAAGCGAAATTGGAAATCGAACGGAAAACGCTGGATCGCCTCACGCCCCACCAGAAAGTCCTCTACGAGATCGTTACTGAGGCTGGTGAGATTGACCCGTCAGCACTCTACACTGCGTACCAGGACCGCGTTGACGACCCGAAATCCGAGCGCACAGTCCGAAACTACCTCTCGAAACTGGAGCACTACAACCTGATCGTCACTGACGGGAATACGAAGGCACGGACGTATCGGGCTATCCGGTGA
- a CDS encoding transposase: protein MSDLPSVDDLDLDPAYNTLEQQADDIIEYGTEWPELATQLDVSKYRSQDPYPAWHAETNDFDPVFLAALWAKTEDKSITGIADRLEDNPEIATALGFNPDDIPHGDTFARAWRNRLNDEDSDVDLQTIIETTAKTIDKLATERGSPIGGHTGLQADETDGSSTRAGQRLLREKTREVLDQMADVVFPELDLPRPEHAIYDEEDLLELMTVMGMEGDAANDGATINSDRLAAQKDIDIDDPFYVDGPTGETLLEAIHDLTIKRITDMVNRSAERALKRIKPYAEFPEPVFLAIDITYVAYYGGRDGLEWVTGTPDHKDYSWCHKFATATLVGDGVHLTVGMLPVGNEDHVDNDAYPGDDEYTVIHGDVVRDLLEIVPDSVTPRCVYADRGFASTDAIAAFEENNLKYLMPAPRNDRTKRWLRRNVDMERGILAVKQDWGVRGKVKHGSSNHRKTTNLVGLPGDPDDEQYGYGEVPDDDEEEVDEEDQSAVPFYTNLHVSDETALDRRQAKEKVEEYNQRGGIETSYKKIKEFAAWTTSRKFEPRLFHFGFAVLLYNAWLMVDFLVQVGLDVEVRSKPRITAQRFIKFIDRNLVGLI from the coding sequence ATGAGCGACCTGCCAAGCGTCGATGACCTTGATCTGGACCCCGCATACAACACCCTAGAACAACAGGCTGACGACATCATCGAATACGGTACCGAATGGCCAGAGCTCGCCACGCAACTTGACGTCTCCAAATACCGCAGCCAAGACCCGTACCCAGCGTGGCACGCCGAAACAAACGATTTCGACCCCGTGTTCCTCGCTGCACTCTGGGCGAAAACCGAAGACAAGTCCATCACCGGGATCGCCGACCGGCTTGAAGACAACCCCGAGATTGCCACGGCGCTCGGGTTCAACCCGGACGACATCCCGCATGGTGACACGTTCGCCCGCGCGTGGCGAAACCGCCTCAACGACGAGGACTCCGACGTAGACCTGCAGACCATTATTGAGACAACCGCGAAAACAATCGACAAACTCGCCACGGAACGCGGTAGCCCGATCGGCGGACACACAGGATTGCAAGCTGACGAAACCGACGGCTCCTCAACACGCGCGGGACAACGGTTACTCCGCGAGAAAACCCGGGAAGTCCTTGACCAAATGGCAGACGTCGTGTTCCCTGAACTTGACCTTCCCCGCCCGGAACACGCCATCTACGACGAGGAGGACCTTCTCGAACTCATGACCGTCATGGGGATGGAAGGTGACGCCGCAAACGATGGAGCGACCATCAACAGTGACCGACTTGCTGCTCAGAAAGATATTGACATCGACGACCCGTTCTACGTTGACGGACCTACCGGCGAAACACTCCTCGAAGCGATTCACGACTTGACCATCAAGCGGATTACCGACATGGTGAATCGCAGCGCTGAACGTGCGCTCAAACGCATCAAGCCGTACGCCGAATTCCCAGAACCAGTCTTCCTCGCAATCGACATTACCTACGTCGCCTACTACGGTGGTCGTGACGGTCTTGAATGGGTTACAGGAACGCCGGACCACAAGGACTACAGCTGGTGTCACAAGTTCGCCACAGCAACCCTCGTCGGTGATGGCGTCCATCTCACCGTCGGGATGCTCCCTGTTGGAAACGAAGACCACGTTGACAACGACGCGTACCCAGGTGACGACGAATACACGGTCATCCACGGCGATGTTGTTCGGGATCTCCTCGAAATCGTCCCTGATAGCGTCACACCACGATGCGTGTACGCTGACCGCGGATTCGCTAGCACAGACGCGATCGCTGCGTTCGAGGAGAACAATCTGAAGTACCTGATGCCAGCCCCTCGTAACGACCGGACGAAACGATGGCTGCGACGAAATGTGGATATGGAGCGCGGCATTCTCGCGGTCAAGCAGGACTGGGGCGTCCGCGGGAAGGTGAAGCACGGCTCGTCAAACCACCGGAAAACAACGAATCTCGTCGGATTACCGGGTGACCCAGATGATGAGCAGTACGGGTACGGTGAAGTCCCGGATGACGACGAGGAAGAGGTAGACGAAGAGGACCAGTCTGCAGTGCCGTTCTACACGAATCTGCACGTGAGCGATGAAACGGCACTGGACCGCCGGCAAGCGAAGGAAAAAGTGGAAGAGTACAACCAGCGGGGTGGCATCGAAACGTCTTATAAGAAAATCAAGGAGTTCGCAGCGTGGACGACGTCTCGGAAGTTCGAACCACGGCTGTTCCACTTCGGGTTCGCGGTCCTCCTGTATAACGCGTGGTTGATGGTTGACTTCCTCGTGCAGGTGGGGTTAGACGTTGAGGTCCGGTCGAAACCACGAATCACGGCACAACGCTTTATCAAATTTATAGACCGGAACCTCGTCGGGCTGATATAG
- a CDS encoding tyrosine-type recombinase/integrase, producing MEVAAVGSVNGMDDTQDGVTPREDADRTTFEAAIQQFVQSKGKVGDSGRYATDSKRLLERFEEFAADRGVEDVESISTRLLEGYAQHLDRRVQTREQQGKPHGISGATAHQYFARVRAWLEYLVKRDLLSENPAKSHHVEDELPDESLGTTDDGQQFWSPATRKQIVRWTDWYFDAALDDEQGWVTPADAARERALIATVAYSGARGAELFRDLDNDRRNGLRWRDVDLDAGTLSVLGKSQEIEEAPLLDAGRTRLADHYRRQNPKDEDWPVWVTRHPPSLYAGARMLDGVNEDDDRLTPDTVLDVYREHDGTPPALSIGGARRILREHSDASGLVGSDGDHLKLHGARRGLGDELYTHDAEAAQEALRHQSIETTHKSYRDRDGERVRERAQEILNGE from the coding sequence ATGGAGGTCGCCGCCGTCGGGTCAGTCAACGGAATGGACGACACTCAGGACGGCGTTACCCCCAGGGAAGACGCCGACAGAACCACCTTCGAGGCGGCAATACAGCAGTTCGTCCAGTCGAAGGGGAAGGTCGGCGACTCTGGACGGTACGCCACCGACTCGAAACGCCTGCTGGAGCGCTTCGAAGAATTCGCCGCCGACCGTGGCGTCGAGGACGTCGAGTCGATTTCGACGCGCCTCCTCGAAGGCTACGCCCAGCACCTCGACCGCCGCGTCCAGACGCGCGAGCAACAGGGAAAACCCCACGGCATCAGCGGAGCCACCGCCCACCAGTACTTCGCTCGGGTGCGTGCGTGGCTGGAGTACCTCGTCAAACGCGACCTCCTCTCGGAAAACCCTGCAAAGAGCCATCACGTCGAAGACGAACTCCCTGATGAGTCACTCGGCACGACCGACGACGGCCAGCAGTTCTGGAGTCCGGCGACGCGCAAGCAGATCGTCCGCTGGACGGACTGGTACTTCGACGCCGCCCTCGACGACGAGCAGGGATGGGTCACGCCGGCGGATGCTGCCCGCGAGCGGGCCCTTATCGCCACGGTCGCTTACTCTGGGGCCCGCGGCGCCGAACTCTTCCGTGACCTGGACAACGACCGACGCAACGGTCTTCGGTGGCGCGATGTCGACCTCGACGCGGGGACACTGTCTGTCCTCGGGAAGTCCCAAGAAATCGAGGAAGCCCCGCTCCTTGACGCCGGAAGGACGCGGCTGGCGGACCACTATCGGCGTCAGAACCCCAAGGATGAGGACTGGCCCGTCTGGGTGACACGACACCCCCCGTCACTCTACGCCGGCGCTCGCATGCTCGACGGCGTCAACGAAGACGACGACCGCCTCACACCAGACACGGTGTTAGATGTCTACCGCGAGCACGACGGTACGCCGCCGGCGCTCTCCATCGGCGGGGCACGGCGCATCCTCCGCGAACACTCCGACGCGTCAGGGCTGGTCGGCTCCGATGGCGACCATCTGAAACTACACGGCGCCCGACGTGGCCTCGGAGACGAACTCTATACCCACGACGCAGAGGCCGCTCAGGAGGCGCTCCGTCATCAGAGCATCGAGACAACACACAAGTCCTACCGTGACCGCGACGGTGAGCGCGTTCGCGAGCGCGCCCAAGAAATCCTAAATGGAGAGTGA
- a CDS encoding RNA-guided endonuclease InsQ/TnpB family protein, whose protein sequence is MADDYLRRTAITRPILTHEQKQLLDATINEWQTACNTSSQIGWEHGETRKTYLQDLAYGDVREETRLGSQHAILATHQAAAALSGVEEINELDEEYKTSRPEFTAETVKYDTRTMTIFDDGTVSLSTVDDRIRCDLALPDDEDGYQHQYLNDEDWEVTESTLSRRDGDYYLHLGFRKPKPEKQVEQQGDDEDRTVLGVDLGIVNIATTSTAYFASGRELRHRHREFERIRGNLQQTGTQSAHRTIQQMSGRESRYVRDVLHRVANDIIEEALEHNCEYIAVENLRHIRERAPPVKEFHQWAHRQLVDLVEYKADAEGISVEYVDPENTSRRCPECGHTSEGNRVRQAEFECEKCGATANADYVGAKNVGWRYVRRGLQSSRRTGDSQLALKSGTVTPNRGFVPSD, encoded by the coding sequence GTGGCAGACGACTACCTGAGACGCACCGCAATCACTCGCCCCATCCTCACCCACGAGCAGAAGCAACTGCTTGATGCCACTATCAACGAGTGGCAAACTGCCTGCAACACCAGCAGCCAGATCGGATGGGAACACGGTGAAACGCGGAAGACGTACCTCCAAGACCTCGCCTACGGCGATGTGCGAGAGGAAACGCGTCTCGGGAGTCAGCACGCAATCCTCGCCACCCACCAGGCCGCAGCCGCACTCTCCGGCGTCGAAGAAATCAACGAACTGGACGAGGAGTACAAGACATCACGTCCGGAGTTCACCGCCGAGACAGTGAAATACGACACCCGGACGATGACGATATTCGACGACGGAACAGTCTCACTCTCAACGGTTGACGACCGTATTCGGTGTGATCTTGCGTTGCCTGACGACGAAGATGGCTACCAACACCAGTACCTCAACGATGAGGACTGGGAGGTCACCGAATCCACGCTTTCTCGGCGTGATGGCGACTACTACCTGCATCTCGGCTTTCGCAAACCGAAGCCCGAGAAACAGGTCGAACAACAGGGCGACGACGAGGACAGGACAGTTCTCGGCGTTGACCTCGGTATCGTCAACATCGCCACCACCAGTACGGCGTACTTCGCGTCCGGCAGGGAACTTCGACACCGCCATCGGGAATTCGAGCGGATACGTGGCAACCTCCAACAGACTGGTACACAATCCGCACATCGGACGATTCAGCAGATGAGCGGTAGGGAATCCCGATACGTTCGAGACGTCCTCCACCGCGTGGCCAACGACATCATCGAGGAAGCACTGGAGCATAACTGCGAGTACATCGCGGTTGAGAACCTGAGACACATCAGGGAACGTGCGCCGCCGGTCAAAGAGTTCCACCAGTGGGCGCACCGCCAGCTCGTTGACCTCGTGGAGTACAAGGCTGACGCGGAAGGCATCAGTGTTGAGTACGTTGATCCGGAGAACACGAGTCGGCGGTGTCCCGAGTGTGGACACACTAGCGAAGGCAATCGCGTCAGGCAGGCGGAGTTCGAGTGCGAGAAGTGTGGTGCGACAGCGAATGCGGACTATGTTGGAGCGAAAAATGTTGGATGGCGGTACGTCCGTCGCGGCCTACAGTCGTCGCGGCGGACGGGCGACAGTCAACTCGCCCTGAAGTCAGGAACAGTGACGCCGAACCGGGGATTCGTCCCGTCCGACTAA
- a CDS encoding GNAT family N-acetyltransferase → MKYQLRLATPEDAPAIRSIYAPFVESSPISFEVDPPTTTEMAERIETTLHKYPWFVCETDEGEILGYATASSLRSTPPYAWTAELSVYVAEDTHQSGIGTALYTSLLETLKEQGYYNAYAVVTLPNPASVKLHERMGFEPVGTFPAVGYKQGEWHDIQWWYRQLADHPSDPEPPQPLTAIRGSPVLEHILKRAETYFDI, encoded by the coding sequence ATGAAATACCAGCTCCGATTAGCCACTCCGGAAGATGCACCAGCCATCCGTTCTATCTACGCGCCTTTCGTCGAATCGTCACCAATTTCGTTTGAAGTTGACCCGCCAACGACTACGGAGATGGCAGAGCGGATTGAGACGACTCTCCACAAGTATCCGTGGTTCGTTTGCGAGACGGACGAAGGCGAAATTCTCGGATACGCAACTGCGAGTTCGTTGCGATCAACCCCGCCGTATGCATGGACGGCTGAACTGTCAGTATACGTCGCTGAAGACACTCACCAATCGGGTATCGGAACCGCGCTGTACACTTCCCTCTTGGAGACTTTGAAGGAGCAAGGATATTATAACGCGTACGCAGTTGTGACGCTCCCGAACCCTGCAAGCGTGAAGTTACACGAGCGAATGGGGTTCGAACCGGTCGGTACGTTCCCCGCAGTTGGCTACAAACAGGGGGAGTGGCACGATATCCAGTGGTGGTATCGACAGCTGGCAGATCACCCATCCGATCCGGAACCACCGCAGCCATTAACTGCCATCCGAGGGTCGCCCGTGCTTGAACACATTCTGAAAAGAGCAGAGACATACTTCGACATCTAA